In the Hyphomonadaceae bacterium BL14 genome, one interval contains:
- a CDS encoding OmpH family outer membrane protein has translation MVAALVLAVAASSAASAQILVVDQERALNESAVGQHIAAQLERIGTEMQAEIQPQQAAVRAESEALNTEASAMTEEAIRQRPDLLERIQQLQVDMRNLEIEGRTRQQELAATEQAALQPVIPILQEIMQAVLAERNALVLLDQSVTVMTSNSVDITDVVIERLNARITTTPVNRVRAPQRNQNQ, from the coding sequence ATGGTCGCCGCGCTCGTGCTCGCCGTCGCTGCGTCTTCAGCGGCCTCTGCGCAGATCCTGGTCGTCGACCAGGAGCGCGCTCTGAACGAGAGCGCCGTGGGCCAGCACATCGCTGCCCAGCTGGAGCGCATCGGCACCGAGATGCAGGCCGAAATCCAGCCTCAGCAGGCAGCTGTGCGCGCCGAAAGCGAAGCGCTCAACACCGAAGCGTCCGCCATGACCGAGGAAGCGATCCGTCAGCGCCCCGATCTGCTCGAGCGGATCCAGCAGCTCCAGGTCGACATGCGCAACCTGGAAATCGAGGGGCGCACCCGCCAGCAAGAGCTCGCGGCCACCGAACAGGCGGCGCTGCAGCCGGTGATCCCGATCCTCCAGGAAATCATGCAGGCGGTATTGGCGGAGCGTAACGCTTTGGTTCTGCTGGACCAGTCGGTCACGGTGATGACCTCAAACAGCGTCGACATCACCGATGTCGTGATCGAGCGCCTGAACGCGCGCATTACGACGACGCCGGTCAACCGGGTCCGCGCCCCGCAGCGCAACCAGAACCAGTAG